One stretch of Pigmentiphaga aceris DNA includes these proteins:
- the hfq gene encoding RNA chaperone Hfq, whose amino-acid sequence MSNKGQLLQDPFLNALRKEHVPVSIYLVNGIKLQGQIESFDQYVVLLRNTVTQMVYKHAISTVVPARPVNFQVDAPAE is encoded by the coding sequence ATGAGCAATAAAGGGCAATTGCTACAAGACCCGTTCCTCAACGCACTGCGTAAAGAGCATGTGCCGGTATCGATCTACCTGGTGAACGGCATCAAGCTGCAAGGTCAGATCGAGTCTTTCGATCAATACGTCGTCCTGTTGCGCAACACGGTGACCCAGATGGTTTACAAGCACGCCATCTCGACCGTCGTTCCGGCACGTCCGGTCAACTTCCAGGTAGACGCTCCTGCTGAATAA